AAAAGGGCATCGAGAAAATCTATGAAGTGAAGCTGACTCCGACGGAAACGGAATTGCTCAAGAAGAGCGCCGAGGCCGTCCGCGAACTGGTCAACGTCATTAAGTGCTAGTTCGTGGGTAATTGGTTCGCCGGTAAATCAGCAATGCACAAGGGCAGATGAGCGGTCACCAGCCCTTCTTGCTTGCCCCTTATCTTATAGAAAATAAGTTTGTTGTGCGATTGGGACACCGGGCTATTGATATGAAAAGTTAGTTCAGTTAGGCTTTGATTAGGTTAACCATAAGATTGCGGGTGAAATCCCCGTTCGTAGTCAACGCAGCCGCCTTCGGGCGGCTGCGTTGTTTTATTTTGTGAATAGTTGCCCCCCATCAAGCCAAGATTTGATCTATTGTTTGCGGACTGGCAGACAGGAGTGAAGTAATAGTTTTCCCTCAGAGGCATTTACTGCAACGACTGTAAACGGGTATTGCGAACATTCAAACTGCTTAATGAAAACCCTGTCCCCGTTTTCAACTTCTTGCTCCGAACGACCCAATCAGGATTCCTGATGCACTCTAGGAAAGAGAGTAGGCGTTTCGCTCGCCTGCTCTCGTGTGAAAATTCCCCAAATCCATCTGTAGTTCCAGTTATTCTTGCCCATTCGGTTGGGAAATAGAGCCTCTGCTGATCGGGGCCGAAGAGTTTTACAACATGCACAAAATGGTGTTCGTAGCAGTGTATGTGGCAACCACAAGCAGAAACGATTGGGCTCGGATTAACAAAATTATTCATGTAGCGATCGAATAAATCTGCCAGGGATTGATAATCAAGAATCAGGTGTTTGCTGGGCACCGAAATATACTAAACCATTCCGTTTAGCTTTCAACAAACAGCATGGCCTGAGCAGGAAATTATCTGATCTACTCGCGTATTGCCGGTCACTCTCAATGGCGGTTCTGGCGCGCGTCTCTACTGCGAGCCGCTCAGGCGCGCAATGATCTGCGTGGCGCGGTCGTGGGCTACGTTGACCAGGCTCTTATTGGCAAGGACTTTGTTGAGCGCGGGCAACAGCAGCCTGGGTTCAAGCAGTCGCCCTTGATTCAAGTCCATCTCCGCTTGCAGCAGCTCTTTTACAATCCCGAGGCGGTCAAACCGCAGCAGGTAATCAATGCGGTCGATGTGTTGCTGCGTGGTGGAGAGCTTCTCGAACCAGCCAGCCAGTTCCAGGGCCTCGGGCAGCTCGGTGTGATTGTAAGAAACCTCATTGCGTTCCGAGCCATTTTCATACCGCAGGGTTTTCTTTCCCATCTGAGCGACTTTCTTTCCTGATTCAAGTTGCGGTCCGGAAAACCAGCCGAGCGTTTCGGCAAGCGAGAAGGCGTGTTGGGCCACTTCGGGTGAAATGCTCAATTCGGTAGGGTCTTCGGTGGGGGCGGCGCGATACTCAGCGCGAAAATTACCCCGCTCAACTTCACGAAGCGTGATCGAGTAATACGCTGGAACGCTCCCGGTAAATTCTTTCACAAAGGTGAGAGAAGGGGAGTTCGCTGGGGTGCCGGTCTGAGCGCGCAGAATGCTAATCAACAGCAAGCAGGCTAGTGGGGATAGAATGCGGCGCCGGGTCATGATGGGATCGTCGCCGATCGTTGCGGATGAATGGATGCGGGGCGCGCAATGCGCTCCATGGTCAGCGAGTGGTGGGCGTGGCACAGCGCCACAGCCAAGGCGTCGGCCGCATCCTCGGCTGGAACTTCCGACAGGCGCAGCATCAGCTTCACCATCTGCTGGACTTGCGCTTTTTCAGCCCGTCCGTAGCCGACCACGGCGGACTTGACTTGCAGTGGAGAATATTCGTGAACGACCAGATCGGAATCGGCAGCCGCCAGTAACGCCACGCCGCGCACATGTCCAAGTTGCAGCGCGCTGCGGGAATTTACGGAGTGGAAGATTCCTTCGATAGCGACTACTTGCGGTGAATGGTTCTCGATTTGAATGCGCAATCCGACGCTAATTTGGCGCAGCCGCAGCGCGAAGGAGTCTTTCGGTCGAGTGCGAATCACG
This is a stretch of genomic DNA from Acidobacteriota bacterium. It encodes these proteins:
- the ruvC gene encoding crossover junction endodeoxyribonuclease RuvC translates to MLSATRVLGIDCGSNATGFGVIDSDGRASVVVAYGVIRTRPKDSFALRLRQISVGLRIQIENHSPQVVAIEGIFHSVNSRSALQLGHVRGVALLAAADSDLVVHEYSPLQVKSAVVGYGRAEKAQVQQMVKLMLRLSEVPAEDAADALAVALCHAHHSLTMERIARPASIHPQRSATIPS